The following DNA comes from Bacillota bacterium.
TCAAAAACGTGATCGTGGCTACTAGAACCGGTTCCATCTGTCGATATATATACGACAAACATGCCCTAATTCCTTCTCAAAATTCCTTCCCAACCGAGAATAAATTTTGTCGTAATTCCGGCGGCACCGCAATCAATCCAGCAGTTCCCGGGGATATCATCGCGGATATCGTCATGGTGGCTTCCAGGGGAGATCAGGAATAGAATATCATATAATCATCATAGTGCATTGTAGCGTGTTGAATAGTATGCTGGGTGGAGTTCGAATCAGGAGTTAGAATCGAGTTTCGAGTTCTAGAGTTTCGAGTTCTACTAAACATGCGCCACAAACCGCCATGGATAGCCACGAAGCTAAGCTAAGCTGGCTACGAGGCTACGAAACGCGCGCCCCAGGTTGTGGCATAGCCGCAGATTGTGTGGTAATTATGCGGCAGAGGAGGGATGAATTCCCATGATCACCTATGTGGTTCAACCAGGCGATACCGTCTGGAAGATCGCCCAGCAGTTCGGCGTAACTGTTGAAGTCATCGTTAGCGCAAACAACCTGGCAACCCCCGATCAAATCTTTGCGGGTCAGATTCTTTTGATCCCGACAGTTGCGGTGCCGCCCGCCCCGCGCCCGGTGCCACCCCCGCCGCCTCCGCCACCCCCGATTCCCTTGCCGCCCGGCTTCAGGGTTTACGTGGTCCAGCCCGGCGATACCCTCGCTGCCATCGCTGCCCGCTTCGGCACCACCGTGGAGGCAATAGCCAGGGCAAACAACATCGCCAACCCGGACCTCATTTATGTAGGACAGGTCCTCAGGATTCCTGTAGGCGTCGCGCCGCCGGTGCCTCCAGGACCACCTGCGCCGCCGGGCCCGCCCGTGCCGCCAGGCCCTCCAGGGCCGCAACCTGTGCCCCCTGGGCCTCCGACGCCTCCGGCGCCTCCGGCGCCTCTACCGGTCCCGGCACGCAACTACGTGACGCGGCTGGAAGGCGGGATTCTATACATTTTGTATACGAACAAGGCGCTCTACGAGCTCGGGGAGCCTGTGAGAATCGTGCTCGCAAAGACGAATGTCACGAACCAGCCCATTACCCTCGAATACCGGTCGGGCCAGCGGTATGATTTTCTCATCACCAGAAATGACCAGGAGATATGGCGCTGGTCCCGGGGCAAGGCATTCGTCATGGTGATACAGACGGTCACCCTCAACCCCGGCGAGAACCAGGTTTTTCGCGAAGTCTGGACCCAGGTCGACAATGAAGGCCGCCCCGTGAGGCCCGGCACATACCGCCTCACCGGCTGGAACACGGCAACAAATGTCCAGCTTACGCTGGAGATCGAGATCAGGGCCAGCTGAGCTGCTCCATATCCTATATTGCATATCGCATGCTGTACGTCCCGTATACCATACCCCATATCACGTGGCGCGCAGCGTGGTGCAGCGACCTGTGGAGGTTATCCACACACCCAGGGGTTAGATATGCTGCACCACGCAGCATATCGGGGCGGAATGTGCTGCTCATTGCCGCATATCTTTAGAAAGTATGCTGCAATGAGCAGCATCATGTTTTGGAGAATTCTGGCGGCGATATTGAAATCCATATCATAGACCTGGACATAAAATCCTAAGGTTTTGACGTAAGATGCCAAAGAATTCCAATTACCTAATAGCTGGTGGCTTGTTGCGGCCATCCTGCCAACATTCTTGGCAGGATGGCCCCGGTCACGGGTGAGCCTGCCTACTTTCTTGGCGGGTTGCGCGCGAAGATGCCAAGATCCTTGGCAGTTTACCTTGCTCAGGGTATTAGGGTGATCACTTTTTTGGCAGGTCACGTATAGAGGTGCCAAGTTTATGGGCAGGCACGCATACATCCTGCCAATATTCTTGGCAGTCTGCCCTAGTCAAGGGTCGAAGATGTCTATTCTCTTGGCAGGCCGCGCGTGATGATGCCAAAATTCTTGGCAGCTGCGCACCCAGCCTGCCAATATTCTTGGCGATTTACCCCGGTCAGGGGTGAACTTGCCTACTTTTTTGGCAGGGAGGTGGGGTAGCATGGCAAGTTTCTTGGCACCTTATGTCAAAACCTCAGGGACATAAAATCTCCGGGCCTTGAAAGGATAAGGACAGAAGATATATAATGTCACTTGGAAGGATTTCGAGCGAAATCCTCTAGGAATATGCTCGGAAACCCTGTCGAAGGGGCTGTATCCCACGATATATCGGCATAGTTCCTAAGAGCGGCCACAATATATAGAGTGGCTACAGCATATGGGGTGGCTGCAACATATAGGGTGGCCAAAACATATATGGATGGCGGGGATTTTCGAGCAATCTCCTAGGAATCGGAAGAGAAGGTATGCTGGAAAGCATGCGGGAAGAGAAAATATGCGGGAGGTGCAGCAGTTGTTGCGCGAGAAGGTTGAGAAGGCCCTCGAGAGTATAAGGTCTGCGCTGCGAGCCCACGGCGGCGACGTTGAACTCGTAGATGTGACCGGCGACATCGTTAAGGTGAGATTGACCGGCGCCTGCGTCGGGTGCCCGATGTCGATGATGACCCTCAAGAACGGGGTGGAGCGTGCCATAAAGGCCGAGGTGCCCGAGGTGAAGAGCGTCGAGGCCGTTTGAGGCCACTTGAGGCCGTCTGAGGCTGTTTAAGGCTGTTTGAGGAATGATTCAGCAACGTCGCCGAAAAGTGGGCTTTGACCCATAAATTACTTGAAAGATTTTCAATCTAAACGTCGAATTCTCTCTCCCGAGAGGGCAGCGCCCTACCAGGAGACACGCACTAATCGCGCTACTATTCGCAGCACAGCTGGCGCCCGGTATCTCTAGATGGGAATGGGAAGGAACTGCCCGGGACCGGTCACCTCAGGCTCTAAAGAGGCCTGCGGAGGGACAGGCCCGGACGGACTGACCTCGGTGGAACCCCGGCCCAATATCCCTCTACCGGCTCTGGTTGCCAGCTATTTAAAAGGAGCAGGATATGGAGAATCACACCCTAACTATCGCAGCAGTCATTGCCCTACTCATACTGGCCGTAGCAGGGACAGGAGGACAACCCGGGGTGTTGACCCCATCTGAGCCCGTTCTGGGCGAAGACCCAAGCCAGAGCGCCCCACCTCCTACCCTCCCTGCTCCGGCCCCTGATACTTTGCAGGTTTCACCGGAGGACAGGCTCCTCCTTGCAAGCCTCATACGCGCTGAGGCTGAGGGGGAGCCCTTCGAAGGACAGGTCGCCGTTGGGGCCTCGGTCCTGAACAGGGTTAAAAACCCGCGCTATCCTGATAGCATCCCTGGCGTGATCTACCAGATCGATAGCGGCTACTGGCAGTACCAGGTTGTCCAGGACGGGAGCATCAACCTCCCGCCAACGCCAACCTCCCTGGCGGCCGCTGACCGGGCGCTCGAGGGGGAAG
Coding sequences within:
- a CDS encoding NifU family protein, with product MREKVEKALESIRSALRAHGGDVELVDVTGDIVKVRLTGACVGCPMSMMTLKNGVERAIKAEVPEVKSVEAV
- a CDS encoding LysM peptidoglycan-binding domain-containing protein gives rise to the protein MITYVVQPGDTVWKIAQQFGVTVEVIVSANNLATPDQIFAGQILLIPTVAVPPAPRPVPPPPPPPPPIPLPPGFRVYVVQPGDTLAAIAARFGTTVEAIARANNIANPDLIYVGQVLRIPVGVAPPVPPGPPAPPGPPVPPGPPGPQPVPPGPPTPPAPPAPLPVPARNYVTRLEGGILYILYTNKALYELGEPVRIVLAKTNVTNQPITLEYRSGQRYDFLITRNDQEIWRWSRGKAFVMVIQTVTLNPGENQVFREVWTQVDNEGRPVRPGTYRLTGWNTATNVQLTLEIEIRAS